A region from the Nocardioides coralli genome encodes:
- a CDS encoding YncE family protein: MRARLTVVVVAVLMLVGIPPAGASDGQQPSGDVRNAVFVGNNWDGTATVLAPGSFRQLGRINIIPDREQRMQEIALNPERLAYFLAIREAIGEGNNQYVDDMYSSADGKLLIVSRPSYADVVAIRLDTGEIAWRFPVAGHRSDHMAISPNGKRVVVSASTANLVHVLRVRDGKEIGSFPSGGSPHESVFVDGGRKVLHASIGTVYTPLDQGEADPTKGERVFQLVDARRPDSEGQFEVLRRYDLRKKFDRLGRENMSTAVRPMTLSPDERRVHFQVSFYHGFVSMGLRSGRVQRFTRLPNLVKDTPREQYLLDSAHHGIALNPAGTDICVAGTMSDYATVVDARTRRRGPLLRKEDGKPYWVTPSRDGRFCYISWSGTDEVSRISYRTGRIDRTVPVGDHPQRVRNGFVARSLVAGLPDYTPPDDVQSVP, from the coding sequence GTGAGAGCCAGGCTCACGGTGGTTGTCGTGGCTGTGCTGATGCTGGTCGGGATCCCGCCCGCCGGTGCGTCGGACGGCCAGCAGCCGTCCGGCGACGTCCGGAACGCCGTCTTCGTCGGCAACAACTGGGACGGCACCGCCACCGTCCTCGCCCCGGGCTCCTTCCGGCAGCTCGGCCGGATCAACATCATCCCGGACCGCGAGCAGCGGATGCAGGAGATCGCCCTCAACCCCGAACGGCTGGCCTACTTCCTCGCCATCCGCGAGGCGATCGGCGAGGGCAACAACCAGTACGTCGACGACATGTACTCCTCGGCTGACGGGAAGCTGCTGATCGTCTCGCGCCCGTCGTACGCCGACGTCGTGGCCATCCGGCTCGACACCGGCGAGATCGCATGGCGCTTCCCCGTCGCTGGCCACCGCTCCGACCACATGGCGATCTCGCCGAACGGCAAGCGGGTCGTCGTCAGCGCCTCGACCGCCAACCTCGTGCACGTGCTCCGGGTCCGTGACGGCAAGGAGATCGGGTCCTTCCCCTCCGGTGGCTCACCCCACGAGAGCGTCTTCGTCGACGGCGGCCGCAAGGTGCTCCACGCCAGCATCGGCACCGTCTACACCCCGCTCGACCAGGGTGAGGCCGACCCGACCAAGGGGGAGCGGGTCTTCCAGCTCGTCGACGCCCGGCGCCCGGACTCCGAGGGCCAGTTCGAGGTGCTCCGCCGCTACGACCTGCGGAAGAAGTTCGACCGGCTGGGCCGCGAGAACATGAGCACGGCAGTACGACCGATGACGCTGTCGCCGGACGAGCGGCGCGTGCACTTCCAGGTGAGCTTCTACCACGGCTTCGTCTCCATGGGCCTGCGCAGCGGCCGGGTGCAGCGCTTCACCAGGCTGCCCAACCTGGTGAAGGACACCCCGCGCGAGCAGTACCTCCTCGACTCCGCGCACCACGGCATCGCCTTGAACCCGGCCGGCACCGACATCTGCGTCGCGGGGACCATGTCCGACTACGCGACCGTGGTGGACGCCCGCACGCGGCGGCGTGGCCCGCTGCTGCGCAAGGAGGACGGCAAGCCCTACTGGGTGACGCCGAGCCGTGACGGCCGGTTCTGCTACATCTCCTGGAGCGGCACCGACGAGGTCTCCCGCATCTCCTACCGCACCGGACGCATCGACCGGACCGTCCCGGTGGGCGACCACCCGCAGCGGGTCCGCAACGGCTTCGTCGCGCGGTCGCTGGTTGCCGGGCTGCCCGACTACACCCCGCCCGACGACGTGCAGTCGGTTCCCTAG